The proteins below are encoded in one region of Luteolibacter sp. Y139:
- a CDS encoding DUF3500 domain-containing protein, with protein sequence MKTSRSLIAILGLISGAQADTANTAAVVSAANAFMAPLTTAQKTAIDGTSANINTSVLYNGPGTTNGLANVGVWSNLPTSGTRRNGLRMTELSTTNQTNALAIATAALSTSGKQLLDDVRAADRFIAGESTNRSPSGNANSSMWGYGKYYTAFVGSPSTTAPWTYQFGGHHLAYNITYNGTYTSGMPIFAGTEPNSFTDNTGTYAPLGKQRTAILALRSGGTYTPVHTRLDGTQTAVTAGAITTSALLSGTYSGVVMGPSPHDTTFPKSYPTTGRGQLYSTLTAAQQVVVVDYIKVWVSYLHPTIADEMLAIYLSPQALAETYIGYAGSSATLATSGNYFRIDGPRCWIEFSVEGGVYLSGGVHDHGVVRDKLADYGAAYGSTTISTTVRPPSITTQPSNQSAAAGGSATFSVVAASTGTGTATLSYQWLKDGSAISGATSASYAISGASAANVGSYQVQVISTGGLVTSNAATFSLTASSPAIDTSSTLPGETVGYAYSQTLTASGGTSPYTWTLDSGTLPTNLALGTSGLISGTPNTAGTFNFTAKVTDSASATATKAFTVTVIEPLTLFLNTYGLTDASADDDHDGVSNLLEFFFGGDPTVADGSSTLPIGTYNRSAATFTYTFHIPEIDGSISWLCQYTGDLATWIDAVNGTNGVTIQAGTAVDGDVPVTVTIPTTSSRIFARVKVTGP encoded by the coding sequence ATGAAAACCTCTCGAAGCCTCATCGCCATCCTTGGCTTGATTTCCGGAGCCCAGGCCGACACCGCGAACACCGCCGCGGTGGTGTCCGCCGCGAACGCCTTCATGGCACCCCTGACCACGGCGCAGAAGACCGCCATCGACGGCACAAGCGCGAACATCAACACGTCCGTCCTCTACAATGGACCCGGCACCACCAATGGCCTCGCCAATGTCGGAGTCTGGTCGAACCTGCCGACCAGCGGAACCAGGCGCAATGGACTGCGCATGACCGAACTCAGCACGACGAATCAAACCAACGCCCTCGCCATCGCCACCGCGGCCCTCAGCACGAGCGGCAAGCAATTGCTCGATGACGTGCGCGCTGCGGACCGCTTCATCGCGGGCGAGTCGACCAACCGCAGTCCTTCCGGCAATGCCAACAGCAGCATGTGGGGCTACGGGAAGTATTACACCGCCTTCGTCGGCTCGCCCTCGACCACCGCGCCGTGGACCTATCAATTCGGCGGCCACCACCTCGCGTATAACATCACCTACAACGGCACCTACACCAGCGGGATGCCGATCTTCGCAGGCACCGAGCCGAACAGCTTCACCGATAACACCGGGACCTACGCGCCGCTCGGCAAGCAGCGCACGGCCATTCTCGCCTTGCGCAGCGGCGGGACTTACACGCCGGTTCACACGCGCCTCGATGGCACGCAAACGGCCGTAACCGCCGGGGCCATCACAACCTCGGCCCTGCTCAGCGGCACCTACAGCGGCGTTGTCATGGGACCGAGCCCGCACGATACCACCTTTCCAAAGAGCTATCCGACCACCGGAAGAGGCCAGCTCTACTCGACGCTGACCGCGGCCCAACAGGTGGTCGTGGTCGACTACATCAAGGTCTGGGTCAGCTACCTTCACCCCACGATCGCGGATGAAATGCTGGCGATCTACCTGAGCCCACAGGCGCTCGCGGAAACCTACATCGGCTACGCTGGCAGCAGCGCCACGCTGGCCACCAGCGGCAACTACTTCCGCATCGATGGCCCGCGCTGCTGGATCGAATTCAGCGTGGAGGGAGGCGTTTACCTCTCCGGCGGCGTTCACGATCACGGCGTGGTTCGCGACAAGCTCGCCGACTACGGCGCGGCCTATGGCAGCACCACCATCTCGACCACGGTCCGCCCGCCATCCATCACGACGCAACCTTCCAATCAATCGGCTGCCGCGGGCGGAAGCGCCACGTTTTCCGTCGTCGCCGCATCGACAGGCACTGGCACCGCAACACTGAGCTATCAGTGGCTCAAGGATGGCAGCGCCATCTCCGGTGCGACCTCAGCTTCCTACGCCATCTCCGGGGCCTCCGCCGCGAACGTTGGCAGCTATCAGGTGCAAGTGATCAGCACCGGCGGGCTGGTGACCAGCAACGCCGCTACCTTTTCACTGACCGCCTCCTCACCGGCGATTGATACCAGCTCGACGCTTCCCGGTGAAACGGTCGGCTACGCTTATTCGCAGACGCTCACCGCCAGTGGAGGAACCTCGCCCTACACTTGGACTCTCGACTCAGGAACATTGCCCACGAATCTGGCGCTCGGCACCAGCGGGCTGATCTCCGGCACGCCTAACACGGCTGGCACCTTCAATTTCACCGCGAAGGTCACGGACAGCGCTTCGGCCACGGCCACCAAAGCCTTCACGGTGACAGTCATCGAGCCGCTCACGCTCTTTCTCAATACCTACGGACTGACCGATGCTTCGGCCGATGACGATCACGATGGCGTGAGCAATCTCCTTGAATTCTTCTTCGGCGGCGACCCGACCGTCGCGGATGGCAGTAGCACCCTTCCGATCGGCACCTACAACCGCAGTGCGGCAACTTTCACCTATACCTTCCACATCCCGGAAATCGATGGATCGATCTCCTGGCTCTGCCAATACACCGGCGATCTCGCCACATGGATCGACGCCGTGAACGGCACCAACGGCGTGACGATTCAAGCAGGCACCGCGGTGGACGGCGACGTGCCGGTAACAGTCACGATCCCCACCACCAGCAGCCGCATCTTCGCCCGGGTGAAAGTCACTGGCCCCTAA
- a CDS encoding HupE/UreJ family protein, whose protein sequence is MKRLLLLLLSIVTLQAHDVPGSAVALDFHPDSVSAELTLPLQELELSFKQPLLDNPASVIERYKPQLQSYIAEHIQPMAPDGRPWAVEVAEMKLQLGSAPFDLIAEVRMTPPPGASPRKFCFNYSIINHEVMTHRAMVFVRNDWDTAVFSGHPETLGMLQFVVTGMDIDRSRGSWTQGFRSVFRHGIQHISEGTDHLLFLLVLLLPAPLLAAGKRWSDPVGVKTTVMRLLKIVSAFTLGHSLTLALAGLGWLRLPSQPVEVMIAVSILVSAVHAIRPWFAGKEAWIAIGFGLIHGLAFASTLESQGFSTWHLALNILAFNLGIEAMQLFVVLCLAPWLVLLSRTKAYAVIRIGGAIFAGVAALGWIAERGLGWPNPIEHAVTALAAHGWWIVAILAAATLLALLMNKSKQAAVIP, encoded by the coding sequence ATGAAACGCCTCCTGCTCCTTTTGCTCTCCATCGTCACCTTGCAGGCTCACGACGTGCCGGGGTCGGCGGTCGCGCTGGACTTCCATCCCGACTCAGTGAGCGCGGAACTCACCCTGCCGCTGCAAGAGCTGGAGCTGAGTTTCAAGCAGCCGCTGTTAGACAACCCAGCCTCGGTCATCGAGCGATACAAGCCGCAGCTGCAATCCTACATCGCCGAGCACATTCAGCCAATGGCTCCCGATGGCCGCCCGTGGGCCGTCGAGGTAGCTGAGATGAAACTCCAGCTCGGCTCGGCACCGTTCGATCTCATTGCCGAGGTCCGCATGACCCCTCCGCCGGGAGCAAGCCCTCGGAAATTCTGCTTCAACTATTCGATCATCAATCACGAGGTGATGACCCATCGCGCGATGGTCTTCGTGCGCAATGACTGGGATACGGCGGTCTTCTCCGGGCATCCGGAAACCCTCGGCATGCTCCAGTTCGTCGTGACCGGCATGGACATCGATCGCAGCCGGGGCTCGTGGACACAGGGTTTTCGCAGCGTGTTCCGGCACGGGATACAGCATATTTCCGAGGGCACCGATCACCTGTTGTTCCTTCTGGTGCTGTTGCTCCCAGCACCGTTGCTCGCCGCAGGAAAACGCTGGAGCGATCCAGTCGGCGTGAAGACGACGGTGATGAGGCTGCTCAAGATTGTCAGTGCCTTCACCCTCGGGCATTCGCTCACCTTGGCCCTCGCGGGCTTGGGCTGGCTGCGACTCCCTTCCCAACCGGTCGAGGTGATGATCGCCGTTTCCATCCTCGTCTCCGCCGTGCATGCTATCCGCCCGTGGTTTGCAGGAAAGGAAGCATGGATCGCCATCGGCTTCGGGCTGATCCACGGCCTCGCCTTCGCCAGCACGCTCGAAAGCCAAGGCTTCTCCACTTGGCATCTCGCCCTGAACATCCTCGCCTTCAATCTGGGGATCGAGGCCATGCAACTTTTCGTGGTCCTCTGCCTCGCTCCCTGGCTGGTGCTGCTGAGCCGGACCAAGGCCTATGCCGTCATCCGGATCGGCGGAGCAATCTTCGCCGGTGTCGCCGCGCTCGGATGGATTGCCGAGCGAGGCCTCGGCTGGCCGAACCCGATCGAGCATGCCGTCACGGCCCTCGCGGCACATGGTTGGTGGATCGTAGCGATTCTCGCAGCCGCGACGTTGCTCGCGTTGCTGATGAACAAGTCGAAACAGGCAGCCGTCATCCCTTGA
- the rsmH gene encoding 16S rRNA (cytosine(1402)-N(4))-methyltransferase RsmH, which produces MDETPRPPRRKRYSGKNPRRFEDKYKEHNPDRYADTVGKVLGSGKTPAGMHVPIMIEECLESLRLDAGLAGVDCTLGYGGHAREILSRISPGGRLIGLDVDPLEQPKTEARLRAAGFGEEAFTAVRSNYAGIRKVLDGLGLEAVDFIFADLGCSSMQFDNPARGFTFKVDGPLDMRMNPERGIAASEWLAKVKEAKLAEALLENADEPLAEEIASALAGRHIPTTKALVAALHAMPAVAKLDTERSDLTIRRVFQAIRIAVNEEFSSLDAYLRQLPLCLKPGGRVAILTFHSGEDRRVKKAFQAGERDGTYAAASDGVVTAGPDERRNNPRSIPAKLRWAIKG; this is translated from the coding sequence ATGGACGAAACGCCGCGGCCGCCGCGACGCAAGCGCTACTCGGGCAAGAACCCGCGGCGCTTCGAGGACAAATACAAGGAGCACAATCCGGATCGCTACGCCGACACGGTGGGCAAGGTGCTGGGGTCGGGGAAAACCCCGGCCGGCATGCACGTGCCGATCATGATCGAGGAATGCTTGGAATCCCTTCGGCTTGATGCCGGTCTAGCGGGCGTCGATTGCACCCTTGGCTACGGCGGCCATGCGCGGGAAATCCTGTCCCGTATTTCGCCCGGCGGTCGCTTGATCGGGCTCGATGTCGATCCACTTGAACAACCGAAGACCGAAGCTCGCCTGAGAGCGGCGGGATTCGGTGAAGAAGCTTTCACGGCAGTCCGCTCGAACTACGCCGGCATCCGAAAGGTGCTCGATGGCCTCGGGCTGGAAGCGGTCGATTTCATCTTCGCGGACCTCGGCTGCTCCTCGATGCAGTTCGACAACCCGGCCCGCGGCTTCACCTTCAAGGTCGATGGCCCGCTGGACATGCGGATGAATCCGGAGCGGGGGATTGCCGCGTCGGAGTGGTTGGCGAAGGTGAAGGAAGCGAAGCTGGCGGAGGCGCTGTTAGAGAACGCCGACGAGCCGCTGGCGGAGGAGATCGCGAGCGCGCTTGCAGGCCGCCATATTCCCACGACGAAAGCTTTGGTCGCCGCGCTTCACGCGATGCCTGCCGTCGCGAAACTCGATACGGAGCGCTCCGACCTCACCATCCGCCGGGTTTTCCAAGCGATCCGCATCGCGGTGAATGAGGAGTTCTCTTCGCTGGATGCCTACCTGCGACAGCTTCCGCTATGCCTGAAGCCGGGCGGTCGGGTGGCGATCCTGACCTTCCACTCCGGCGAGGACCGGCGGGTGAAGAAGGCATTCCAAGCGGGCGAGCGTGACGGGACCTACGCCGCAGCCAGCGATGGAGTCGTCACCGCCGGTCCCGACGAACGCCGGAATAATCCGCGCAGCATTCCCGCCAAGCTCCGGTGGGCGATCAAGGGATGA
- a CDS encoding serine/threonine-protein kinase gives MTTKICPVCHAPIPAHAPGGLCPACLLRDAEDPPESGRATPSIEEVAAAFPTLEVLEKIGQGGMGVVFKARQPALDRIVALKILLPELGRDPAFAERFAREARVLGKLNHPNIVMVFEHGESGGFFYLLMEYVDGVNLRQAMRAGRFTPEQALALVPGICDALQAAHAQGVWHRDIKPENILLDAAGRVKIADFGIARIVGDPARDFTLTRTGNALGSVAYMAPEQHEKPHEVDHRADIYSLGVVIYEMLTGELPLGRFPAPSRRAEVNAQIDEIVLRTLEKERELRQQSAGEVKTDVQDAAAGTSRSAPAVSSPGRPSQLLRWSSMLLFGAGLLLVAAYVVGDPIRVATESNDWFPFEAAALIGAPFQGTLNTMAVFLGLSAVFGGLGLLGCLGCLLDRILVRRPQGPFLEPDKLTVWSLGLFLGGALLFVATTLFTSGSNQGILLALALTAVVAGYIGSLMALNRMRSGRISRIWRPGLRFIVWTPPSLLILGLAVALLRPSSFTATSQRRAQDARRAADEKVHQAELTAAPDRSFGPIIERIIPSPAAGVPCLLDFDTGEFISPPEALAEKLRKGEAAIGVDDLAWLRTSGADAGINSPAISLRLFEGAANSSKPDGGMTLRFDDWTPSRVIANWNNSYEGQHRFDTPDRTFYATPAFSPDAMAFITREGGMGVLEVFGSSVNPPGVKIRYRLIKGLTDTHPSNTGAAGRGPHPAIELPAESAEDVFRKMNSAANASDGDEFVKWLSRRKYPDGRTEGPVTWLTNWFFGDIRYLKRGNDPATEIFAPGKPSTTILWAGIAKPDGKIDYREFVFCMEDGVWRYEVNLPPRYRPHCRIEFQPPNGDAAAILKTHLDPMSTLIRVAGSKSQFDVVVGSGEAENSVVLTNSGAEWLQKSLKTVGLSDSFKIITPAEKPSKPWEGEDEPPPSEKPSR, from the coding sequence GTGACTACGAAAATCTGTCCGGTTTGCCATGCTCCGATTCCCGCCCACGCTCCGGGCGGGCTTTGCCCGGCGTGCCTCCTGCGCGATGCCGAGGACCCACCCGAATCCGGCCGGGCGACACCTTCGATCGAGGAAGTCGCTGCGGCGTTCCCGACCCTGGAGGTGCTCGAAAAGATCGGCCAAGGCGGAATGGGCGTCGTCTTCAAGGCCCGCCAACCCGCGCTCGACCGCATCGTCGCCTTGAAGATTCTCCTTCCCGAGTTGGGCCGCGATCCCGCCTTCGCCGAGCGCTTCGCCCGCGAGGCGCGGGTGTTGGGCAAGCTGAACCACCCGAACATCGTCATGGTCTTCGAGCACGGCGAGTCAGGCGGCTTTTTCTACCTGCTGATGGAATACGTGGATGGCGTGAATCTGCGCCAAGCCATGCGCGCGGGACGCTTTACCCCCGAACAAGCGCTCGCCCTCGTTCCCGGCATTTGCGATGCCCTCCAAGCGGCCCACGCCCAAGGAGTGTGGCACCGCGACATCAAGCCCGAGAACATTCTGTTAGACGCCGCGGGCCGGGTGAAGATTGCCGACTTCGGCATCGCCCGCATCGTTGGAGACCCAGCGCGTGACTTCACGCTCACCCGCACTGGAAACGCCCTCGGCAGCGTCGCCTACATGGCCCCCGAGCAGCACGAGAAGCCGCATGAGGTCGACCACCGCGCCGACATCTACAGCCTCGGTGTGGTCATCTATGAAATGCTCACCGGCGAGTTGCCCCTAGGCCGTTTCCCCGCTCCGAGCCGACGCGCGGAAGTGAATGCGCAGATCGATGAGATCGTGCTGCGAACCTTGGAAAAGGAACGCGAACTCCGCCAACAAAGCGCAGGCGAGGTGAAAACAGACGTGCAAGACGCGGCAGCCGGGACATCCCGGAGCGCCCCTGCGGTTTCATCACCCGGCCGCCCGTCGCAGCTCTTGCGCTGGTCCTCGATGCTTCTTTTCGGAGCGGGTTTGCTCTTGGTGGCCGCCTATGTCGTCGGGGACCCCATACGGGTTGCGACGGAGTCGAACGACTGGTTTCCCTTTGAAGCGGCCGCCCTCATCGGCGCCCCCTTTCAGGGAACCTTGAACACGATGGCTGTGTTCCTCGGATTGAGTGCGGTTTTCGGAGGTCTTGGCTTGCTGGGATGTCTTGGATGCCTGCTGGATCGGATACTTGTCAGGCGACCCCAAGGGCCTTTCTTGGAACCGGACAAATTGACCGTCTGGAGTCTCGGCTTGTTCCTTGGAGGAGCGCTGCTGTTTGTGGCGACCACCTTGTTCACTTCAGGATCGAATCAAGGAATCCTGCTGGCGCTGGCACTCACGGCCGTGGTCGCCGGCTACATCGGGAGCCTGATGGCACTCAACAGAATGCGCAGCGGGCGGATCTCCCGCATCTGGCGTCCCGGACTGAGATTCATCGTGTGGACTCCGCCAAGCCTCTTGATCCTCGGCCTCGCAGTCGCGCTTTTAAGACCTTCAAGCTTCACAGCTACTTCGCAGCGGCGGGCGCAGGACGCGCGGCGTGCTGCGGACGAGAAAGTGCACCAGGCAGAGCTGACAGCGGCGCCGGATCGCAGCTTCGGTCCCATCATCGAACGCATCATTCCCTCGCCAGCAGCAGGAGTTCCGTGCCTGTTGGATTTTGATACGGGAGAATTCATCAGCCCACCGGAAGCACTCGCGGAAAAACTCCGGAAGGGAGAGGCCGCCATTGGGGTGGATGACTTGGCATGGCTGCGGACAAGCGGCGCGGATGCCGGGATAAATTCGCCTGCGATCTCGCTACGCTTGTTCGAGGGTGCCGCGAATAGCAGCAAGCCGGATGGCGGCATGACCTTGCGCTTCGACGATTGGACTCCGTCACGGGTGATCGCCAACTGGAACAACAGTTACGAAGGGCAACATCGCTTCGACACGCCGGACCGGACCTTCTATGCGACACCGGCCTTTTCTCCCGACGCGATGGCCTTCATCACCCGCGAGGGAGGCATGGGAGTGCTGGAGGTGTTTGGATCCTCGGTCAATCCACCCGGCGTAAAGATCCGCTACCGGCTGATCAAAGGCCTGACGGATACTCATCCCTCCAATACCGGGGCAGCCGGGCGGGGTCCTCATCCCGCCATCGAACTCCCGGCGGAAAGCGCCGAAGACGTCTTCCGCAAGATGAACTCAGCCGCCAACGCTTCCGACGGCGACGAATTCGTGAAGTGGCTGAGCAGGCGAAAGTATCCGGATGGCAGGACGGAGGGCCCGGTCACTTGGCTCACGAATTGGTTTTTCGGCGACATCCGATACCTGAAGCGTGGAAACGACCCGGCAACCGAGATCTTCGCACCCGGCAAGCCCAGCACCACGATTCTCTGGGCAGGAATAGCAAAGCCGGATGGCAAGATCGACTATCGCGAATTCGTGTTCTGCATGGAAGACGGCGTCTGGCGCTACGAAGTCAACCTCCCTCCACGCTATCGTCCCCACTGCCGGATCGAGTTTCAGCCTCCAAATGGTGACGCGGCGGCGATCCTGAAAACCCATCTCGACCCGATGTCCACGCTGATCAGAGTCGCGGGAAGCAAGAGCCAGTTTGACGTGGTGGTCGGCTCGGGCGAGGCGGAAAACTCCGTCGTGCTGACTAACAGTGGTGCCGAATGGCTTCAAAAGTCCCTGAAGACCGTCGGCCTCTCCGACTCATTCAAGATCATCACACCTGCAGAAAAGCCCTCAAAGCCATGGGAGGGAGAAGACGAGCCCCCACCCTCCGAGAAGCCCTCAAGATGA
- a CDS encoding RNA polymerase sigma factor: MTGNSFHPTRWTLVLRSHGESEDARAALSELCAAYYEPVVIFLRRDGRGDDAAREKAHAFFAVVLEDGLGSPDPGQGRFRSYLLGALKHFLINQRDAELTAKRGAGAEHVSLTHETDTAPGLPMPGVSDDTLAFDREWALALLARALSALETEHTGKSKVFETLKPWLDGGAETSQAEAARILGMSENAVKVAIHRLRARLRELIRAEVAATVNDPAEVADELRHLIAVASSE; the protein is encoded by the coding sequence ATGACCGGGAATTCCTTCCATCCCACTCGCTGGACCTTGGTTCTTCGTTCCCACGGCGAGAGTGAAGATGCCCGCGCCGCGCTCTCCGAACTGTGCGCCGCTTACTACGAGCCGGTGGTCATCTTCCTCCGGCGCGATGGCCGCGGTGACGATGCTGCACGAGAGAAAGCCCATGCCTTCTTCGCCGTGGTGTTAGAGGACGGGCTCGGATCGCCGGATCCGGGCCAGGGTCGCTTCCGCAGCTACCTGCTCGGTGCGTTGAAGCACTTCCTGATCAATCAGCGCGACGCCGAACTCACCGCTAAACGCGGCGCCGGCGCCGAGCATGTCTCGCTCACCCATGAAACCGATACCGCACCCGGCCTGCCGATGCCGGGCGTTTCCGATGACACGCTCGCCTTCGACCGCGAATGGGCGCTGGCCCTGCTCGCCCGCGCGCTCTCCGCCTTGGAAACCGAGCACACCGGAAAATCCAAGGTCTTTGAAACACTCAAGCCGTGGCTCGACGGGGGTGCAGAAACCTCCCAAGCCGAGGCCGCCCGCATCCTCGGAATGTCCGAAAACGCCGTAAAAGTGGCCATCCACCGCCTGAGGGCGCGGCTTCGCGAACTCATTCGTGCTGAGGTCGCGGCCACCGTAAATGACCCGGCAGAAGTCGCCGACGAGCTCCGCCACCTCATCGCCGTCGCCAGTTCGGAGTAA
- a CDS encoding KamA family radical SAM protein, translating to MGHSSDLDPAFRSHAPGYWPAEAMTDWHEHAWQLKNRVSSLSALESRIKLTDEERAGVLLAGNKLAMSITPHFFNLIDPNDPNCPIRRQVIPRLEEAWDAPEEMADPCGEDSHMPVPGLVHRYPDRVLFLVTDRCASYCRYCTRSRVVSGVGEQHLETQWEAAFKYLEEHTEVRDVLLSGGDPLLFSDAKLEKILSRIRAIPHIQFLRIGSRIPIFLPQRITPELCEMLKKYHPLFISVHTNHPRELTLEVKEALGRLADAGIPLGNQSVLLKGVNDSVEVQTALVHKLLMCRVRPYYLYQCDLIRGSSHLRTSVSKGLEIIEGLRGHTTGYAIPQFVIDGPGGGGKIPLNPNYVVHQDRDKTVLRNYEGEIFEYPEPTIIPGTELERLKEESTCCP from the coding sequence ATGGGCCACTCATCCGACCTCGACCCCGCCTTCCGCTCGCATGCACCAGGTTACTGGCCCGCGGAGGCGATGACCGACTGGCACGAACATGCCTGGCAGCTCAAGAACCGCGTTTCTTCGCTGTCCGCACTCGAAAGCCGTATCAAGCTCACCGATGAGGAACGCGCAGGCGTCCTCCTCGCCGGCAACAAGCTGGCGATGTCGATCACGCCGCACTTCTTCAACCTGATCGATCCGAACGATCCGAATTGTCCGATCCGCCGGCAGGTCATCCCGCGCCTGGAAGAAGCCTGGGACGCGCCCGAAGAAATGGCCGATCCCTGCGGCGAGGACTCGCACATGCCCGTGCCCGGCCTCGTCCACCGCTACCCGGACCGCGTGCTTTTCCTCGTCACCGACCGCTGCGCCTCCTACTGCCGCTACTGCACCCGCTCGCGGGTCGTTTCCGGCGTGGGCGAGCAGCATCTGGAAACCCAGTGGGAAGCCGCCTTCAAGTATCTGGAGGAGCACACGGAGGTCCGTGACGTGCTGCTTTCCGGTGGAGATCCCCTGCTCTTCTCGGATGCGAAGCTGGAGAAAATCCTCAGCCGCATCCGCGCGATCCCGCACATCCAGTTCCTGCGCATCGGCTCGCGCATCCCGATCTTCCTTCCCCAGCGGATCACGCCGGAGCTGTGCGAGATGCTGAAGAAGTATCACCCGCTGTTCATCTCGGTGCATACCAATCACCCCCGCGAATTGACGCTGGAGGTGAAGGAAGCGCTTGGACGCCTGGCCGACGCCGGCATCCCGCTCGGCAACCAGAGCGTGCTGCTCAAGGGCGTGAACGATTCCGTGGAAGTCCAGACGGCCCTCGTTCACAAGCTCCTGATGTGCCGCGTGCGGCCCTACTATCTCTATCAGTGCGACCTGATCCGCGGCTCCTCGCACCTGCGGACCTCGGTCTCGAAGGGCCTCGAAATCATCGAGGGCCTGCGCGGCCACACCACCGGCTACGCGATCCCGCAGTTCGTGATCGATGGCCCCGGCGGCGGCGGCAAGATCCCGCTCAATCCCAACTACGTGGTCCACCAGGACCGCGACAAGACCGTGCTGCGGAACTACGAAGGCGAAATCTTCGAGTATCCCGAGCCCACGATCATCCCGGGAACCGAGTTGGAGCGACTGAAGGAGGAATCGACCTGCTGCCCCTGA
- a CDS encoding DUF5069 domain-containing protein: MTWNDRFLDIFDRSVKRYQSGDKDFTGYYTAADSALLAEIGYKPREFFDFVEDFCEEGSPSASTSLLVAAARRDYFQVVMKGKPGEKELTRDDIPTFGDEMDGIAYLPRILAKAKAKLRGELDPDLMYGCGGDRAFLQRNGDRHMADFLRQVWAADGDDAKVLAWIRS; this comes from the coding sequence ATGACCTGGAACGACCGTTTTCTCGACATCTTCGACCGCAGCGTGAAGCGCTACCAGTCCGGCGACAAGGACTTCACCGGCTACTACACTGCCGCCGACTCCGCCTTGCTCGCCGAGATCGGGTACAAGCCGCGCGAGTTCTTCGATTTCGTGGAGGACTTCTGCGAGGAAGGCAGCCCGTCCGCTTCGACCTCGCTGCTGGTCGCAGCCGCCCGCCGGGACTATTTCCAAGTCGTCATGAAGGGAAAGCCGGGCGAGAAGGAATTGACGCGAGATGACATTCCCACCTTCGGCGATGAGATGGATGGGATCGCCTATCTGCCCCGGATTCTCGCCAAAGCGAAGGCCAAGCTCCGCGGCGAGCTAGATCCCGACCTCATGTATGGCTGCGGTGGCGACCGCGCCTTCCTCCAGCGCAATGGTGACCGCCACATGGCCGATTTCCTCCGCCAAGTCTGGGCGGCCGACGGTGACGACGCCAAGGTGCTGGCTTGGATTCGCTCCTGA